The following proteins are co-located in the Blastopirellula sediminis genome:
- a CDS encoding DUF1501 domain-containing protein, producing MHDANRQLANLLSRRLFFGQAGTALGAAALLSLGESPAEAAVRNAAAKAKRVIYLCQSGAPSQHDLFDYKPLLSQRQGEELPDSIRGGQRLTGMTADQTTFPLTPSIFPFTQHGARGAWFSSAVPQMAKLADDACFIHSMHTEAINHDPAMTLLQTGTQQPGRPSLGAWVSYGLGSENADLPAFVVLISRGSSPGNQQPLADKLWSSAFLPAEHQGVKFRGSGDPILYLGDPAGVSRQSRRQMIEAVAQLNRLEAKSIPDPEIEARIAQYELAYRMQASAPELVDFRDEPEATFALYGEDARKPGTFAANCLLARRLAERDVRFIQLYHRGWDQHLHLPRDLARQCRDVDQASAALVQDLKDRGLLEDTLVVWGGEFGRTAYCQGELTADDYGRDHHPRCFTIWMAGGGVRPGIQYGKTDEFGYNVVENPVHIHDLNATILHQLGVNHLDLTYRYQGRDFRLTDIAGNVVSDILQ from the coding sequence ATGCACGACGCCAACCGACAACTCGCCAACTTGCTCAGCCGCCGACTCTTCTTCGGCCAGGCCGGGACGGCGCTGGGCGCGGCGGCGCTTCTGTCACTGGGAGAATCGCCGGCGGAGGCCGCTGTGCGCAATGCGGCGGCGAAGGCGAAGCGGGTAATCTACCTCTGCCAGTCCGGCGCTCCGTCGCAGCATGATCTATTCGACTACAAGCCGCTCCTCTCGCAACGTCAGGGAGAAGAGCTCCCCGATTCGATCCGCGGCGGACAACGTCTGACCGGGATGACCGCCGATCAAACGACGTTCCCGCTGACCCCGAGCATCTTCCCGTTCACGCAGCATGGCGCTCGCGGCGCGTGGTTCAGTTCGGCCGTGCCGCAGATGGCGAAGCTCGCGGATGACGCTTGCTTCATCCACTCGATGCATACCGAAGCGATCAATCACGATCCGGCGATGACGCTGCTGCAAACCGGTACGCAGCAGCCAGGGCGACCAAGTCTAGGCGCGTGGGTTAGCTACGGCCTGGGGAGCGAGAACGCCGATCTGCCGGCGTTCGTCGTCCTCATTTCGCGCGGTAGCAGTCCTGGGAATCAGCAGCCGCTGGCCGACAAGCTGTGGAGCAGCGCCTTTTTGCCGGCCGAGCATCAAGGAGTGAAGTTCCGCGGTAGCGGCGATCCGATTCTTTATCTGGGGGACCCGGCCGGCGTTTCGCGACAGTCGCGACGCCAGATGATCGAAGCGGTCGCTCAGTTGAATCGCTTGGAAGCCAAGTCGATTCCTGATCCGGAGATTGAAGCGAGAATCGCTCAGTACGAACTCGCCTATCGTATGCAGGCCTCGGCGCCGGAACTGGTCGATTTTCGGGACGAACCGGAAGCGACGTTCGCTCTTTACGGCGAAGATGCGCGAAAGCCGGGGACCTTTGCGGCGAATTGCTTGTTAGCCCGGCGACTGGCGGAACGTGACGTCCGCTTTATTCAGCTCTACCATCGCGGTTGGGACCAGCATCTTCACTTGCCGCGCGACTTGGCGCGGCAATGTCGCGACGTCGATCAGGCGTCGGCGGCGCTCGTGCAAGATTTGAAGGACCGCGGGCTGCTCGAAGATACGCTGGTCGTCTGGGGGGGCGAGTTTGGCCGCACCGCCTATTGCCAGGGAGAGTTGACCGCCGACGATTACGGCCGCGATCATCATCCCCGCTGCTTCACCATCTGGATGGCCGGCGGCGGCGTTCGTCCCGGCATTCAATATGGCAAGACCGATGAGTTCGGCTACAACGTCGTCGAAAACCCGGTTCACATCCACGATCTGAACGCGACCATTCTGCATCAGTTGGGGGTCAATCACTTGGATTTGACCTACCGCTACCAAGGTCGCGATTTCCGGCTGACCGATATCGCCGGCAATGTGGTCAGCGACATCCTGCAGTAG
- a CDS encoding 2OG-Fe(II) oxygenase, producing MEPLQLNWDVIADQLDHYGCSVVDLLSPEECAAQITLFEADELFRKHVIMEEQGYGRGQYKYFVYPLPEKVAQLRTNLYPGLAAIANRWNETLQIDVRFPVTHQQFLDRCHEAGQQKPTPLLLRYEADDFNCLHQDVYGEHVFPLQVAILLSSPGDDFTGGEFVLTAEGSRMQPQAEVVPLQQGQGVIFPVRQRPLAREAGFESIDMRHGVSRLRSGRRHTLGIIFHDAV from the coding sequence ATGGAACCACTGCAACTTAATTGGGACGTGATTGCCGATCAGTTGGACCACTACGGCTGTTCGGTGGTCGACCTCTTATCGCCGGAAGAGTGCGCCGCTCAGATCACCTTGTTTGAAGCGGATGAACTCTTCCGCAAGCACGTGATCATGGAAGAGCAGGGGTACGGTCGCGGCCAATACAAGTACTTCGTCTATCCCTTGCCGGAGAAGGTCGCCCAGCTGCGGACGAACCTCTATCCCGGTTTGGCGGCGATCGCCAATCGCTGGAACGAAACGCTGCAGATCGACGTCCGTTTTCCAGTTACGCACCAGCAGTTTTTAGATCGCTGTCATGAAGCGGGGCAGCAGAAACCGACGCCGCTGTTGTTGCGGTACGAAGCGGACGACTTCAATTGTCTGCACCAGGACGTTTACGGCGAGCATGTTTTCCCGCTGCAGGTCGCCATCTTGCTTAGTTCTCCCGGCGACGACTTCACCGGAGGGGAGTTTGTGCTGACCGCGGAAGGGAGTCGCATGCAGCCTCAAGCGGAAGTCGTTCCGCTCCAACAAGGCCAAGGGGTGATCTTCCCTGTGCGGCAGCGACCCTTGGCCCGAGAGGCCGGATTCGAGTCGATCGACATGCGGCATGGCGTCAGTCGCCTCCGTTCGGGACGGCGGCATACGCTGGGGATCATCTTTCATGATGCGGTGTAG
- a CDS encoding diguanylate cyclase has product MNDFVRLLLVEDNDSEAQLILNCLESCAEFSLTLDRSATLSDAIAATHDHSYDLLIVDLELPDCAGLANVTRLREAAPSATVIVLSSDEDEQDALEAIRHGAQERLSKQDLQSPQLVRIIRHSLARQQHLLTAQSQAMTDALTGIGNRRAFEREMERRLHENRRHGIPFSLAVFDIDHFKRINDDWGHDVGDKTLRVVGESLYNELRATDMVTRLGGEVFAVIFVSTHLNEALQVSHRVCAKINEMCGARIQDELRLTLSGGVAEVKTGDDLRAILNRADEALYVAKHSGRNCCLAHDGANISAEPAIACAT; this is encoded by the coding sequence ATGAATGATTTCGTTCGCTTGCTGTTGGTCGAAGACAACGACTCCGAAGCGCAGTTGATTCTGAATTGCCTGGAGAGTTGCGCTGAATTTTCGCTTACGCTCGATCGGTCCGCCACTCTGAGCGACGCGATTGCCGCGACGCATGACCATTCGTATGACCTGTTGATCGTCGATCTCGAACTGCCGGACTGCGCCGGTTTGGCGAACGTCACCCGCTTGCGAGAAGCGGCGCCATCGGCGACGGTGATCGTGCTATCGAGCGACGAAGATGAGCAGGATGCGCTCGAGGCGATTCGCCATGGCGCCCAAGAGCGTCTCTCGAAACAAGATCTCCAATCACCGCAATTGGTGCGAATCATCCGCCATTCGCTGGCGCGACAGCAGCATCTACTGACCGCCCAGTCGCAGGCGATGACCGACGCGCTGACCGGCATCGGCAATCGCCGCGCTTTTGAACGCGAAATGGAGCGTCGACTCCACGAAAATCGCCGTCACGGCATCCCCTTCAGTTTAGCCGTGTTCGACATCGATCACTTCAAGCGAATCAACGACGACTGGGGACATGACGTCGGCGACAAGACGTTGCGCGTCGTCGGCGAAAGTTTGTACAACGAACTCCGAGCGACCGACATGGTGACGCGGCTCGGCGGCGAAGTCTTTGCGGTGATCTTCGTTTCGACCCACTTGAACGAAGCGCTGCAAGTTTCGCATCGGGTCTGCGCGAAAATCAACGAGATGTGCGGCGCCAGGATCCAGGATGAATTGCGACTCACTTTGAGCGGCGGAGTCGCGGAAGTGAAAACGGGAGACGATCTCCGCGCAATCCTTAATCGAGCCGATGAAGCTCTCTATGTCGCCAAACATAGCGGCCGCAACTGCTGTCTGGCTCACGATGGGGCCAACATTTCGGCGGAACCGGCCATCGCTTGTGCAACGTAG
- a CDS encoding PQQ-binding-like beta-propeller repeat protein, whose translation MSAESSEPIEQAEPTSRLKPLRIWPPILLLIGMAVLRYLPLMLEDGPPMLWMSAAFGPALCSIAILLWWLIASRAAWYERLTGFVVLIAALVITVATVDKSMIGPGTLTVTLPMGFAGFALATIVCAQLLSFRRTVIALLVAIAGFGYSTLLRSAGMWGDFGMTLSWRWTPTNEEKLLAQPGAAAPAQNVVAELQAALANPTWPGFRGPNRDARQHGPKIDSDWSANPPELLWKSFVGPGWSSFVIAGDYLFTQEQRGPNEAIVCYAADTGKEIWKQEIESRIEDPLGGPGPRATPTLADGGLYAMGSTGYLMRLDAATGEVVWKQDLRELAECETPMWGFSASPLVVDSLVICYSGAPGDKGLLALDAATGEIRWSAPSGTKSYSSPQFATVAGEPLILMLTDLGLDLIDPATGKVRLNFEWVYEGYRAVQPEVIDDDTILIPTGLGQGTHAIRINKSGDELTAEELWTSRNMKPDFNDMVVHKGHAYGFDVAIFSSIDLATGDRNWKGGRYGKGQVLLLADSDLLLVISEEGEAILLKADPEELVELAKLPALEGKTWNHPVVVSDRLYVRNSQEAACYRLPLVQEVAAQAAP comes from the coding sequence ATGAGTGCGGAATCGAGCGAACCGATCGAACAAGCGGAACCGACGTCGCGGCTAAAACCGCTCCGCATCTGGCCTCCCATTCTCCTGCTGATCGGGATGGCGGTGTTGCGCTACTTGCCGCTCATGCTGGAAGATGGACCGCCGATGCTCTGGATGTCGGCTGCGTTCGGGCCGGCGCTCTGCAGCATCGCCATTTTGCTGTGGTGGTTAATTGCCAGTCGGGCTGCTTGGTACGAACGTCTGACCGGCTTCGTCGTGTTGATCGCCGCGCTAGTGATTACGGTAGCGACGGTCGACAAATCGATGATCGGCCCTGGTACGCTGACTGTCACGTTGCCAATGGGATTCGCCGGGTTCGCACTGGCGACGATCGTCTGTGCGCAGCTGTTGTCGTTCCGTAGGACCGTCATTGCCCTCTTGGTAGCGATCGCGGGGTTCGGCTACTCAACGCTCTTGCGAAGTGCAGGGATGTGGGGAGATTTCGGGATGACGCTCTCTTGGCGGTGGACTCCCACCAACGAAGAAAAGTTGTTGGCCCAACCTGGCGCCGCCGCGCCAGCCCAAAACGTCGTCGCCGAACTACAGGCGGCGCTCGCCAATCCAACTTGGCCCGGCTTCCGCGGCCCGAACCGCGACGCTCGCCAACATGGCCCGAAAATCGATAGCGACTGGAGCGCCAACCCGCCCGAGTTACTTTGGAAGTCGTTCGTCGGCCCTGGCTGGTCGTCGTTCGTCATCGCCGGCGACTATCTCTTCACGCAAGAGCAACGCGGGCCGAACGAAGCGATCGTCTGCTACGCCGCCGACACCGGCAAAGAAATCTGGAAACAGGAGATCGAGTCGCGGATCGAAGACCCGCTCGGCGGTCCCGGTCCCCGCGCCACTCCGACATTGGCTGACGGTGGACTCTACGCGATGGGTTCGACCGGCTATCTGATGCGTCTGGATGCAGCGACCGGCGAAGTCGTTTGGAAGCAGGACCTGCGTGAGTTGGCCGAATGCGAAACGCCGATGTGGGGCTTTTCGGCCTCGCCGCTGGTGGTCGACTCTCTGGTTATCTGCTATTCCGGCGCCCCAGGAGATAAGGGACTGCTCGCGCTCGACGCCGCGACCGGCGAAATTCGCTGGTCGGCGCCATCGGGGACCAAATCTTACAGTTCGCCGCAATTTGCGACCGTCGCCGGCGAGCCGCTGATCTTGATGCTGACCGACCTTGGCCTGGATCTGATCGACCCGGCGACCGGCAAAGTGCGACTCAATTTTGAGTGGGTCTACGAAGGGTATCGAGCCGTTCAACCGGAAGTGATAGACGATGATACGATCCTGATCCCAACCGGGCTGGGGCAGGGAACGCATGCAATTCGGATCAACAAATCGGGGGACGAGTTGACCGCGGAAGAACTTTGGACCTCCCGCAACATGAAGCCCGACTTCAACGACATGGTCGTCCACAAAGGGCACGCCTATGGTTTTGACGTCGCGATCTTCAGCAGCATCGACCTGGCGACCGGGGATCGCAACTGGAAAGGAGGCCGTTACGGCAAAGGGCAAGTTCTACTGCTCGCCGATAGCGACTTGCTGCTGGTGATCAGCGAAGAAGGAGAAGCGATTCTGCTGAAAGCCGATCCGGAGGAATTGGTCGAATTGGCGAAACTGCCGGCGCTGGAAGGCAAGACCTGGAACCATCCGGTCGTCGTCAGCGATCGGCTTTACGTCCGCAACTCGCAGGAAGCGGCCTGCTATCGGTTGCCGCTGGTCCAAGAGGTCGCCGCCCAAGCGGCCCCTTAA
- a CDS encoding MarR family winged helix-turn-helix transcriptional regulator: protein MKPKQTPIGRQLALTTKVVARAFEDALAESGGSMPTWFVLLALVQQEHRAQTELAAAVGIQGPTLTHHLNGMEAEGLLTRTRDPENRRVHQVTLTQAGRTKFEQMKTAAVKFDKELRAGFSAQEIETLRDMLWRMEINVGSDGIDPFPPCAE, encoded by the coding sequence ATGAAACCGAAGCAAACGCCCATCGGGCGTCAATTGGCGCTGACGACCAAGGTAGTCGCTCGCGCATTTGAGGATGCGCTGGCCGAATCCGGAGGTTCGATGCCGACCTGGTTTGTCCTGCTAGCTCTCGTGCAACAGGAACATCGCGCGCAGACCGAGTTGGCGGCGGCTGTCGGGATTCAAGGCCCGACCCTCACGCATCACCTCAATGGCATGGAAGCGGAAGGATTGCTTACCCGAACCCGCGATCCAGAAAATCGCCGCGTTCACCAGGTAACGCTGACCCAAGCGGGTCGCACGAAGTTCGAGCAGATGAAAACCGCCGCGGTCAAGTTCGACAAAGAGCTGCGAGCCGGTTTTTCGGCCCAGGAAATTGAAACGCTCCGCGACATGCTGTGGCGAATGGAAATCAACGTCGGCTCGGACGGGATCGATCCATTTCCTCCTTGTGCCGAATAA
- a CDS encoding DoxX family protein, producing the protein MSPTASRFLPYAATFVRVALAASFLSAVADRFGIWTKLGSSEVAWGNMEQFLAYTRLLLWFLPGNLANTVGWTATVLEVTLAVALLAGIAIRRVALLSGILLLSFGVSMTLATGPEGPLSYSVWTAAAASFLLATLDPSTTGPSLWRKRG; encoded by the coding sequence GTGTCGCCAACCGCTTCTCGCTTTCTTCCGTACGCCGCAACGTTTGTCCGAGTCGCTCTCGCCGCTTCCTTCTTGTCGGCGGTCGCCGACCGCTTTGGGATTTGGACCAAACTCGGTTCAAGCGAGGTTGCGTGGGGAAACATGGAGCAGTTCCTCGCCTACACCCGACTTTTGCTCTGGTTCTTGCCGGGAAACCTGGCGAACACGGTCGGATGGACGGCAACGGTTCTGGAAGTGACGCTTGCCGTCGCGCTGCTCGCCGGGATCGCAATTCGCCGCGTTGCGCTGTTAAGCGGAATCCTTTTGCTCAGTTTCGGGGTAAGCATGACGTTGGCGACCGGCCCCGAAGGCCCGCTCAGCTACTCCGTCTGGACAGCGGCCGCCGCTTCGTTCCTATTGGCGACGCTTGATCCGTCGACAACCGGTCCGTCGCTCTGGCGAAAACGCGGCTGA
- a CDS encoding beta-ketoacyl-[acyl-carrier-protein] synthase family protein produces MISHLPTEPVVITGIGMITSIGRDRESTWRAAQRGECGIRRMTNLGPIPDNMVLGAPVDLPNQNPDVMKPMQLNDIAAEEAMRDSQIDLSDVDLDRFGCAISGHMGDAAGRSVIEGRKINWITTGNQWWKQLYPNTSCGQIANRYGLMGPRICHSTACASGLVDMLSAVRAIRDNQCDIALVGSGETIDPLFAAGFRSMRVLSDSEDPKNSCRPFDKNRNGFVMGEGSAMFVIERLSHAMARGAKIYAEILGCRCLSEAHHVTGLDMESIALERLLTDTLRVSDLTPRDIEYVNCHGTGTKQNDINEIRGIRGAFGIQAQRTCVSSLKSMLGHLVNASGSVELAITTLALRDGFIPPTSNLRTPDPECDLDCIPQVGRQLKAQHALKLSVAFGGHLVAVAIRRWNKAASGFGYPEEIRRAA; encoded by the coding sequence GTGATTTCGCATCTTCCTACAGAACCTGTCGTCATCACCGGAATCGGCATGATCACTTCGATCGGCCGGGACCGTGAATCGACATGGCGTGCCGCCCAGCGGGGCGAATGTGGGATCCGCCGAATGACGAACCTCGGGCCGATTCCGGACAATATGGTCCTGGGCGCGCCGGTCGATCTTCCGAATCAAAATCCCGACGTCATGAAGCCGATGCAGCTGAATGACATCGCGGCCGAAGAAGCGATGCGCGACTCGCAAATTGATCTCAGCGACGTCGATCTTGATCGCTTCGGATGCGCCATCAGCGGGCACATGGGAGACGCCGCGGGACGGAGCGTCATCGAAGGGCGTAAAATCAACTGGATCACCACCGGCAATCAGTGGTGGAAACAGCTCTACCCGAACACCTCGTGCGGACAAATCGCCAATCGCTACGGCTTGATGGGTCCACGGATTTGCCATTCGACTGCGTGTGCGAGCGGCCTGGTCGACATGCTCAGCGCCGTACGGGCGATTCGCGACAATCAATGCGACATCGCGCTGGTCGGCAGCGGCGAAACGATCGATCCCCTCTTCGCGGCCGGATTCCGCAGCATGCGGGTTCTTTCGGATAGCGAAGACCCGAAAAACTCTTGTCGCCCGTTCGATAAAAATCGGAACGGTTTTGTGATGGGAGAAGGCTCGGCGATGTTCGTGATCGAGCGGCTGAGTCATGCGATGGCTCGCGGCGCCAAGATCTACGCCGAGATCCTCGGTTGCCGCTGTCTATCGGAAGCGCATCACGTAACCGGGCTCGATATGGAAAGCATCGCGCTTGAGCGTCTGCTGACCGATACGCTCCGCGTGAGCGACTTGACGCCGCGCGACATCGAATACGTCAACTGCCACGGCACCGGCACCAAGCAAAACGACATTAACGAGATCCGCGGCATTCGCGGCGCGTTCGGCATTCAAGCGCAGCGGACATGCGTCAGCAGCCTGAAGTCGATGCTCGGTCATTTGGTCAACGCGTCGGGAAGCGTCGAACTGGCGATCACCACGCTGGCGCTGCGAGACGGCTTCATCCCGCCGACCTCAAATCTGCGAACTCCCGACCCCGAATGTGATCTCGATTGCATTCCCCAAGTGGGGCGTCAGCTCAAGGCGCAACACGCGCTCAAGCTTTCAGTCGCCTTCGGCGGGCATCTGGTTGCAGTTGCGATTCGCCGCTGGAACAAAGCTGCGAGCGGCTTTGGCTACCCCGAAGAAATCCGCCGCGCCGCCTAA
- a CDS encoding division/cell wall cluster transcriptional repressor MraZ, translated as MATADFILGEFNRKIDERFRLSIPTELADPLCENSADLILVKERPGCLSLWNSAQWQAKLDAGVNLVKAKIDAGRLEGRIADVQMLGRLLSTRQRNVQLAAKGRLLIPEGFREFLGVEAGGEVLIVGAAVCVEIWRADAWLSNLEAQMPEFRSLLDGLSN; from the coding sequence ATGGCGACCGCTGACTTCATCCTGGGCGAGTTCAACCGCAAGATCGACGAGCGATTCCGCTTGTCGATTCCAACGGAATTGGCCGACCCTCTTTGCGAGAATTCGGCCGACCTAATCCTGGTCAAAGAGCGGCCTGGCTGTCTGAGTTTGTGGAACTCGGCCCAGTGGCAGGCGAAGCTCGACGCAGGGGTCAACCTGGTGAAAGCCAAGATTGACGCCGGTCGCCTGGAAGGTCGGATCGCCGACGTGCAGATGTTGGGGCGGTTGTTGTCCACACGTCAACGCAACGTGCAGTTGGCGGCCAAAGGGCGACTGCTGATTCCAGAAGGATTTCGCGAGTTTTTAGGAGTCGAAGCAGGAGGCGAAGTGCTGATCGTTGGCGCCGCCGTCTGTGTGGAGATTTGGCGAGCTGACGCCTGGCTGTCGAACCTCGAGGCCCAGATGCCTGAGTTCCGCAGCTTGCTCGACGGTTTGTCCAACTAG
- a CDS encoding acyltransferase family protein — MDQHVSATHDGTDAAEKPVAKPQRFRSLDVFRGASVALMILVNNPGTWSAMYPPLQHAEWHGCTPTDLVFPFFLFAVGNALAFVFMRMENASTIEVAQRIALRTFLIFAIGFLLNLFPFVRWDDAGELAFKSLEHCRIFGVLQRIALSFGGAATLVWLLGRDGKTRGVLIATAILLVGYWIACIMLGDATDPYSLEGFIGTKLDRALLGESHLYHGEGVPFDPEGLFSTIPGIAQVMIGWVVGQMMLRSEKNLALVGRLMLVGVHLLLIAYLWQLTFPLNKKIWTSSFVLHTCGLATLVLASINYWMEVPAGESPNFPRISSAARSLLGGLFRFFEVFGKNPLFIFVFSAVVVKLLALFRWHPEGSDRWTSPLPWLYGNFFRWDDVDPRLGSFLFSVCLLAVYWLIVALMDRRKIYIRV; from the coding sequence ATGGACCAGCACGTCAGCGCAACGCACGACGGTACCGATGCTGCCGAGAAGCCGGTCGCCAAGCCGCAGCGTTTTCGCTCGCTCGACGTTTTCCGCGGCGCTTCGGTCGCGCTGATGATCCTGGTCAACAATCCGGGAACCTGGTCGGCGATGTATCCGCCGCTTCAGCATGCCGAGTGGCACGGCTGCACGCCGACCGATCTGGTCTTTCCCTTCTTCCTGTTCGCCGTCGGCAACGCGCTGGCGTTTGTCTTTATGCGAATGGAGAATGCTAGCACTATTGAAGTCGCGCAGCGGATTGCGCTCCGCACGTTCCTAATCTTTGCGATCGGCTTTTTGCTGAATCTGTTTCCTTTCGTCCGTTGGGACGACGCTGGCGAGTTGGCATTCAAGTCTCTGGAGCATTGCCGGATCTTCGGCGTGCTGCAGCGAATTGCGCTCAGCTTTGGTGGAGCGGCGACGCTCGTCTGGTTGCTGGGCCGCGATGGAAAGACGCGCGGCGTGCTGATTGCGACGGCAATCTTGCTGGTCGGCTATTGGATCGCCTGCATCATGCTTGGCGACGCGACCGATCCGTACAGTCTCGAAGGTTTTATTGGGACGAAGCTTGATCGGGCGCTGTTGGGCGAAAGCCATCTCTATCACGGCGAAGGAGTCCCCTTCGATCCGGAAGGGCTCTTCAGCACGATTCCTGGCATCGCCCAGGTAATGATCGGTTGGGTGGTCGGGCAGATGATGCTGCGCTCGGAGAAGAATTTGGCGCTGGTCGGGCGGTTGATGCTCGTCGGCGTTCATCTGCTGCTGATCGCCTACTTGTGGCAGCTAACCTTTCCGCTGAATAAGAAGATCTGGACTTCGTCGTTTGTGTTGCATACTTGCGGTCTGGCGACGCTGGTGTTGGCGTCAATCAATTACTGGATGGAAGTCCCAGCCGGCGAATCGCCGAATTTCCCGCGAATCTCGTCCGCAGCGCGATCGCTTCTCGGTGGGCTGTTTCGCTTCTTCGAAGTCTTCGGCAAGAACCCGCTCTTCATCTTCGTCTTCAGCGCTGTGGTGGTGAAACTGCTCGCCCTGTTTCGCTGGCATCCCGAGGGGAGCGATCGCTGGACCAGTCCGCTGCCATGGCTCTACGGCAACTTCTTCCGCTGGGATGACGTCGATCCGCGACTCGGCTCGTTTCTCTTCAGCGTTTGTCTGTTAGCGGTTTATTGGCTGATTGTGGCGCTGATGGACCGCCGCAAGATCTACATCCGGGTATAG
- a CDS encoding TetR/AcrR family transcriptional regulator has protein sequence MPRTGRPREFDRDDAVRQAMHLFWEYGYEAVSVADLQKELGGISAASFYAAFGSKPQLFAEAMALYMETCGDIIAPLQDPQLPPREGLRQTLRRTIEVQTGSEHPLGCMAVLAGTNLSAKNQEIQAIVTSARAATRSAIADYVDRAVKRGDLPKKADRESLVVLFDTFIKGIAIQARDGIPKSSLLKSAENVMKAWDQAGGAA, from the coding sequence ATGCCGAGAACTGGCCGACCGCGAGAGTTTGACCGAGATGACGCCGTCCGCCAGGCGATGCACCTGTTTTGGGAATATGGCTACGAAGCGGTTTCGGTGGCCGATCTGCAAAAGGAGCTCGGCGGCATCTCGGCGGCCAGTTTCTATGCCGCGTTCGGCTCAAAACCGCAACTCTTCGCCGAAGCGATGGCCCTCTACATGGAAACCTGCGGCGATATCATCGCCCCACTCCAAGATCCGCAGCTTCCGCCGCGCGAAGGACTGCGACAAACCCTCCGGCGCACCATCGAAGTGCAAACCGGATCGGAACATCCGCTCGGCTGCATGGCGGTTTTGGCAGGGACCAATCTGTCAGCCAAGAATCAGGAGATCCAAGCGATCGTAACCTCGGCTCGGGCCGCCACGCGGTCCGCGATCGCCGACTACGTCGACCGAGCGGTCAAAAGGGGCGACCTGCCAAAGAAAGCGGATCGCGAGTCGCTGGTTGTCTTATTCGACACCTTCATCAAAGGAATCGCCATCCAAGCCCGCGACGGCATCCCTAAGTCCTCCTTGCTGAAGTCTGCGGAAAACGTAATGAAAGCGTGGGACCAAGCGGGCGGAGCAGCGTAG
- a CDS encoding carboxymuconolactone decarboxylase family protein, translating to MEKSKWVKISEELPAVVGELNRGLPEFGAAFVGIQKAVCKDGALSYKTKELIAAALAIASRCEGCISYHLKACADLGATREEILEVASVAVMMGGGPSHYYGSQAVKAFDDFVAQKKPVCQA from the coding sequence ATGGAAAAGTCGAAGTGGGTCAAAATCTCGGAAGAATTGCCGGCGGTGGTGGGGGAACTGAATCGCGGACTGCCCGAATTTGGGGCGGCGTTTGTCGGCATTCAAAAAGCGGTCTGCAAGGACGGCGCCCTCTCCTACAAGACGAAAGAGCTGATTGCAGCGGCCCTGGCGATCGCCTCACGCTGTGAAGGCTGCATCTCTTACCACTTGAAGGCTTGTGCCGACCTGGGCGCCACGCGGGAGGAAATCTTGGAAGTCGCCTCCGTCGCCGTGATGATGGGGGGCGGCCCATCGCACTACTACGGATCGCAGGCGGTCAAAGCGTTTGATGATTTCGTCGCACAGAAAAAGCCGGTCTGTCAGGCGTAG